A single region of the Manihot esculenta cultivar AM560-2 chromosome 12, M.esculenta_v8, whole genome shotgun sequence genome encodes:
- the LOC110628833 gene encoding CDPK-related kinase 5, whose product MGLCTSKPSPNPTTSASPVSDTRISAVRANANSILPKDVPKPDSVAGNGGQNSNIEDRSREEMEKTGKDEKTVLECVKKSPFFPFYSPSPAHYFFSKKSSPARSPATNTASANSTPKRFFKRPFPPPSPAKHIRAVLARRHGSVKPNEAAIPEGSETELAGLDKSFGFSKHFGSKYELGDEVGRGHFGYTCQAKFKKGELKGQQVAVKIIPKAKMTTAIAIEDVRREVKILRALTGHNNLVQFYDAYEDHDNVYIVMELCEGGELLDRILSRGGKYMEDDAKAVLIQILNVAAFCHLQGVVHRDLKPENFLFTSKDENSQLKAIDFGLSDFVRPDERLNDIVGSAYYVAPEVLHRSYGTEADVWSIGVIAYILLCGSRPFWARTESGIFRAVLKADPGFDEVPWPSLSCEAKDFVKRLLNKDQRKRLTAAQALCHPWIRSSTDVRVPLDILIFKLMKAYMRSSSLRKAALRALSKTLTVDDLFYLKEQYTLLEPNKNGTISLENIKAALMKNATDAMRESRIPDFVASLNALQYRRMDFEEFCAAALSVHQLEATDRWEQHARCAYELFEKDGNRAIMIEELASELGLSPSVPVHAVLHDWIRHTDGKLSFLGFVKLLHGVSSRTLAKAQ is encoded by the exons ATGGGTCTCTGCACCTCCAAACCCTCCCCAAACCCTACCACTTCAGCGTCTCCTGTGTCCGACACTAGAATCTCCGCTGTTCGAGCTAATGCTAACTCTATCCTGCCCAAGGATGTGCCTAAACCAGATTCGGTCGCCGGAAATGGAGGGCAAAACTCTAACATTGAGGATCGCAGCCGGGAAGAGATGGAGAAAACTGGAAAGGATGAGAAGACGGTGTTAGAGTGTGTTAAGAAGTCGCCGTTTTTTCCGTTTTATAGTCCCAGTCCTGCGCATTACTTCTTCTCTAAGAAGTCGTCGCCGGCGAGGTCTCCGGCTACAAATACTGCCAGCGCGAACTCCACTCCTAAGCGTTTCTTCAAGAGGCCGTTCCCCCCGCCGTCTCCTGCAAAGCATATACGTGCTGTTCTTGCGCGGCGGCATGGCTCGGTTAAGCCGAACGAGGCGGCTATTCCGGAGGGCAGCGAGACTGAGTTGGCCGGGCTTGATAAGAGCTTTGGATTCTCCAAGCATTTTGGAAGCAAGTATGAGTTAGGAGACGAGGTTGGGAGAGGACATTTTGGGTATACTTGTCAGGCCAAGTTTAAGAAGGGCGAGCTTAAAGGGCAGCAGGTTGCCGTCAAAATCATCCCGAAAGCGAAG ATGACTACAGCTATTGCCATCGAAGATGTGAGAAGAGAGGTCAAGATATTACGAGCATTAACTGGACATAACAATCTAGTACAATTTTATGATGCATATGAAGACCATGATAACGTCTACATTGTGATGGA GTTGTGTGAAGGAGGGGAACTCCTGGATAGAATACTTTCAAG AGGTGGGAAATATATGGAGGATGATGCAAAAGCTGTTCTAATACAGATATTAAATGTTGCTGCATTTTGCCACCTTCAGGGTGTGGTGCACCGGGATCTTAAACCTGAG AATTTCCTCTTCACATCGAAGGATGAGAACTCTCAATTGAAGGCCATAGATTTTGGCTTGTCGGATTTTGTTAGGCCAG ATGAAAGACTGAATGACATTGTTGGTAGTGCATACTACGTTGCACCTGAGGTTCTGCATAGATCTTATGGTACAGAAGCTGATGTCTGGAGTATAGGTGTGATTGCATATATTCTTTTGTGTGGCAGCCGTCCTTTTTGGGCCCGGACTGAATCTGGAATTTTTCGGGCTGTTCTAAAAGCTGATCCAGGTTTTGATGAGGTGCCTTGGCCTTCTCTATCTTGTGAGGCAAAAGACTTTGTCAAGCGACTATTGAATAAAGACCAAAGAAAAAGATTGACTGCAGCCCAAGCCCTAT GTCATCCCTGGATTAGAAGTTCTACTGATGTTAGAGTCCCTTTGGATATTCTTATATTCAAACTCATGAAAGCTTATATGCGTTCATCATCTCTTCGGAAGGCTGCTTTAAGG GCTCTATCTAAAACATTGACAGTTGATGATCTATTTTATTTGAAGGAGCAGTATACACTGTTGGAGCCTAACAAAAATGGCACTATAAGCTTAGAAAATATCAAAGCG GCCTTGATGAAAAATGCCACTGATGCTATGAGGGAGTCACGCATCCCTGATTTTGTAGCCTCT CTTAATGCACTTCAATACAGAAGGATGGATTTTGAGGAATTCTGCGCAGCTGCATTAAGTGTCCATCAGTTAGAGGCTACTGATAGATGGGAGCAACATGCTCGTTGTGCCTATGAACTTTTTGAGAAGGATGGAAACAGGGCCATTATGATTGAGGAACTGGCATCG GAACTTGGCCTTAGTCCTTCTGTCCCTGTACATGCTGTTCTCCATGATTGGATCAGGCACACTGACGGAAAGTTGAGCTTCCTTGGGTTTGTCAAATTATTACATGGCGTGTCTAGCAGAACCCTTGCAAAAGCCCAGTAG